Below is a genomic region from Prunus persica cultivar Lovell chromosome G3, Prunus_persica_NCBIv2, whole genome shotgun sequence.
GATTTGGAGGATTTGAGATTAATGGGCTTTTTTGATCAACAAGACCCATTAATCCATATTGATGCTCCTTTAAAATCTTTTGGGAGTTGAGCTTAATGCTCCGCGCATGaccaataatttatttggacTGGAGTCACTGTCACAGCATGGTTGAGTCACTTGGCACTCTTTTCTGAATAGCTTCTTTGCCACAATGGTTGATTCCCACATTTCTTAGTGTGGCTTTTGAAGTGGTTTTGTACCCCTTGACATCTGGTGTGGTTTTGTACTACTTGAGTCTTCACTTGACGTTGAGTCTTCACTTGACGATTTGAGAATTAATGGGCATTTTTGGAATTTAAGCCCATAATCCATCATTTACGGACTTAGGAATTGGAGACTCAAAGGAAATCTCAAACAAAGTGGCTGACGCCATTTGACTTTTCTTCCCTTATTTCGGTGCGAGtcttcctcttcgtttatttGTTGTTGCCATGTGCAGCACCAAGCCAATCCCTCTTTCGTCTTTCTTTGGTtttgacttgtttttttttcctttgtttttggtttgctGCACAACACCAAGCTGCCAACAAAACGTGGctatccttttttttcattttgtttgtttgttgttgctATGTGCAACAACACCAAGCTGCCAAAACGTGGCTGTCTtcaacaactttttttttttagttcatCGTGTCTGTATGCACAAATGCTGTTTcgtttctccttttttttttttgctgtaaCAAACCTTCGTCGCCGTACAAAATGTAAAGCCTCTCCTCCAAGCTTTTTGTTTGCTGACTTCCCATTTCCAAATGGGTCTGAAGCCAATGGTTCTGTTTAACTCAGGATTCCATGGCTGTGctccttcttttgttttgacagagagggagaaaatTGATGAGATTCTCCAAAGGCAGAGGTAGAATCCATTTTTATTTGCTGTGAAATTAAGTTTCCCccatggttttgtttgtgggttttgtaccCAGATTGGATCGGTCACAGAGTGTTTGATTGAGGGTTACACACCCATGATTGATTTTGTATCCAAGATTTGTTTTGTGGGTTTGGATGCTCAAGGCATctgtgagagaaatctcaCGGTCCTGCTGCATTTAAGAACAACGAACGAAGAACTTCGTGTTTGTTACTCTCGGTAGAAATCTATCAGCAAATTCATTTGCTCTTGTATGCTCTCCTCCCCTTCCCAGCGGCTGTTCTTCCCCTGCCTTTGTGGCCTTCCAGTCTCTTTTTCAGCCTCCTGTTTTTGTGGCCTTGCACCACCGTTTTTTTATCCTTGTGCAGCCTGCCGGCTGCCCCCCTTTGTTCCTAGGCGTCATGCCTCTTATAGAGGCTATATTATGACGAGTTTGAATTCAAGCTGATGACCACTTCTCAACCGAGATACTTATCTCTTGGTGTTTCAAAACCACTGAAAtacatctattttatttttatatgtttttcctGATAAGATTGCaggaacaaaacaaattcaattctAACCCAAGTCAAATTCTTGATTAATtgcttttgtgaaaattttccGTTCAACAGCTAGTTATTAAGACAGACAACAGAGACTAGAAATAGAAATTATAcagacaaaaaagaagacacTAGATAAACCAGTGCAACTCCAATGTAAAATGAAGCCAAGTCTAAAATCTCATTTGGGGCCTACCTAATTCGCTACCCAACGACAATGTTATATCCAAGTCAAATCCTCCATGTAAATCCATCTCTCATAACGTTTTAATTGCCGATATCACCAACTTTTCAAGGGGTCACCGACGAAGCTTGCAGAGAAAATTTACAGCGTTCACGGGGTCGCTTGACCAAATTTGGCCCTCTGTTCATCCACCCTTGGAGGCTGGACATGTGGCAACTACTAATTCACTTAcaagtatttttcttatcGGACACCCTTGTAGATACATCAGTTTTGTCAGCAACAAATTGTCCAAGTTTTTACCCTTCCACATAAAAAGGGTACATGATTGATTCTCTCATTGTTTGGTTGCTAGCGATTGATGATGTTATTGATCAACCCAATAAAGTCTAGGTATGGTCCCTAGCTTTTTGGAAAACACTGAACTGCTTTATTTGCTAGATCCTTATCGAGGCAGACCAAAACAAAcgaaaaaaaacaatcatcAACGTGAAACTTGATATGGGAAGGACGAGGGTTACTTCcaaatgtgagagagagaccaCAGCTTGGTTCAAGTCAATGTTGGGTCCATGCGTGCAGCGTTGTTAGAAAGCAGGAAGGCACAAGAAAACCACGTGTTTATCGTCTATATCCCATAATTCGCTCTTGATGTTGATGCTAATTATGGAAGTAATTAATATTGTATTAAGGTCTCTGGCTAATTATTCTATAATCTTAAGTGGATATGTGGGAaaagatatattttttttttttaaagttgtttGTGTGTTGCAAAATATCTACAGAAATaagaattttattaaaaaataagtgcTTGTGCTTTGCAAAACACCTACAACATaaagaattgaaaacaaaaaagtatttGTGTTTTACAACGTGGAAAGATCATAactcaaaaatataaaagcgATGCTAAATGACATCGGGGAGGAGCATTTCTCATACACACAATTATGATGCCATCAGGGTTCGAACTTGAAGCCTCTAGTCTGCAAGTCAATGCCCTTTTTCATTGGGCTAAACTCCGTTGGCGTATATACTCTCCTTAAGACTTGAGCACAATGGTCAagtctttaattttaaatcttttaaagtatttaaaatcaaaaaataaagtaaaattaaaaaaaacaaaaattttagaaaaataaaaaataagaactcTCTCCTTCCTGACCTACCCCACCCTGAGAACCTATTCTCTACGCCACCCCCTCAACAACCCTAGTCACCATTTCTCCTTCAACTCCAACGGCAACTcattaaaacccaattctcatTTGCAACAATCCAATCCCAATCCCAATCCCAATTCAGATGTTTCTAAGAACGCATGATAGTCGTGGTGGAGAACTACAAGTCCATGTGGTGGTGGTTGCACAggggagagaaaaaaaggaagaagctgcagcgttgaagagagagagagagagagagagagagagagtttttttggttaaaatattattttactttattttttattttaaatactttgaaagattaaaaattaaagagggTGTATTatgggtatttttggtagttaaatagggtatatttagttattttacattttaatttaaacatTAGAGTGCCCTTAGATCATAAGtgtacttaattaattttaagattcatttagcagcactcaaatataaaatgcagaagaaaaaaaaatttgataaaattaagGACATCATTGAATAAAtgcttaaaataataataaaatactgtaacatttaattatagggaggagtcctttctctctccataGATTTTGGAGCTCCTAGAAGTCTCtctttttcaattccttcttaaattttagctaaggaGGTAATTTAAGGAGTCCATTACAGATGCCCGCAACCGAGCACTTCGGTTTGCCATTTTCGAAGACTGGCATTCGCTTCAACTAACTATGGTCAGTGCACCGAGTATCTGGCTTGGTTTGGTCAGTTTCGATGAGAAACCAATAGAGAGGAGTATGGTGGCAATCTCCAGATGAGAGGCAAATCGGCACAGTAATCCATCTCCAAATCTCAAGATCCGACCAGATCTAGAGATGGATGAGAGAAAGAGCACCAAAGATTATGAAGTAAAgcatcaaagaaaaataaaaaggaatggGACAGTTCTCTTAGACTTCTATTAGAATATGCCACAATAAGTGGTCAAATAATGTTCAAATTTTGTAACTGAATTAGAAACCAATCCATATAAGAAAACAAACTCATGTATGAAAACATTTCAGGacagaaatgggattttgaaatttgtgaTCCATTCCTTCAAGCTGGAAAGAAAAGCCTTCCCTGGCATCCAAAATACAGTTCAGAAGCCAAAGGAAATCAAGAGAACCCAAAACAATACCTCCAGAGAACACAATAGCTTATGTGGTCAGCACTCTAGCCTATGTGcacagaagaaaatgaagaaaatcacAGTACATAAGCtgctccatctctctctaaaaATAAGCCCGTTACATCCAAAAATTGGACTATCTTTCTAAACCATAAACCTAAAGTAAGATCACGAGATTATATAAAAACTGACTATCAAAAAGGTTTAAATCCAATACATCAGGAATCCAGGATAATGTTGGATCGGCAAGGGCATAAGATGGGAGTCAACGAAACGGGTAATTTTCATGACATGGCATTAGAAAATAATGAAGGTCAACTCAAAAGTGTTCTCAAATTCAAAGATAAAAAAGATATACTTAAGAGTAACACGTTATCAACAAGAGATCATATGTGCAACTTAAGTTCGAACATGAGTTAACAGGCTAGTTTGTGTTTCAAATTGAGGAAAAGCACTTAATGTAGATGTTGTATATGTATAACTTACCCAAAATTTTAAGTACCTAATAAATCAGACATGCCGTTAACATACACCAAGACTTAGAATTCAACAAATAATGCAAAAAAAGATAGTATAAGTGGTCGAGCATACCTCTggatttttcataatttacaCGAGTTAAGACTGTCGCAGGATCGTCATCACATTCTGCTCTAATATTTGCAAATACGGCATGAAGAGAACTCCTTTAGGTGAGGATTTCGTAGAGAGATTACCCCGTTGACTTCCTGATTATAGTGAAACCACACCCCACTCTGATCTTTTCTGACCCCTATTGTCTTCATATATATCTTCcaaatgggctgggcttttTTTCAATGGGCCCATGCAAGAATTGGCTATGAAGTCTGAGAGTTAAATCTCATATGCACTTGAAATTCTGACACCTCACGAACGCATTCCCACTTTCACTATCAGATTCTTGCTGCTATTTTAATCGCACCTCTACAGAATGCCATGAAATGCTAGAGCTGTTTAACATGTCCATTCAACAACGTACCATACAATGTCTGGATTGTGTCACTTCAAGTTCTTTGAAAGACCGGCCATGATACATAGGTTTCAGAGTCGCAcatcataaaaaattgaaagcttAATCGTGCACATCTATACTTAGAACGaaacacaacaaaagaaataccACGCCATTGGATTGGATCTGCGGTAATTGGATATTCAAGAATCCATAAAGCTTCTAATGAATTATGTTGAGGTGATTCTGTGATCAATGCATTGAGGTGATAATCCCCAGTTATACATTCCCCTCATTTCTTGCAGCATATATCAAAACAGAATAAGCTACTAATTacgaatttttattttctaataaattaaaacaaatatcCAGTAAGTGGCAAAACggatttaaaatttctttcaGTCACTAGAACTATCAATTCATACTAGGCTGTATGGATAAGTCAAAACCTTTCAAGCTTCTTACATATCAAAAGCCTTTAAAGCTGTCTTAAACAGAAAACCGCAAACGTAAACGTACATTCTTAAACAATATTAGGAAGCTTTCCTTTCTGTGCACTTCCAAAAATCCCTTGGCAACAATACAGATCATGTGTCGAACGCTCATCTCAGTACCCACCACTGCAAATGGATTCTCCAGCACAATCCTTCAAGAAATTGTTTACCGCATATTTGCCTCCTCTCCTGCAAAACAAACCAATCTTTCCACTCCACAAAACAACGACCACTTCCAGAGATTCTCACATAACGCAAAAGGAAGggttaaaaaaatacagaaaccTACTTGAAGCTCTAATTCTATAGCTGAAAGCGCCAAAATGAAAGAGAGCAAAGGGTTCAAACCTCAGAGACTTATCTGCCTAAAAATTAACATAGTAATTTTCAGACCAAAAGCTACAATCTTGCAATTATATCTTACCTAAGCCATAGGAATTAATATAATACGTCTGCCCAAGCTGGAACAACTGTAACTACCAAGAAAAATGGGTATGTGATAAGACTGACcacaatataaaattaaaataaacttagGGCTTGGAAACCTAAGCAGATCAAGCCCAACTTGATCAGTTCCAATGATTTCCAAAAATTAATCTGGTTCTATAGAATgattcaaagaagaagaaaaaaaaaaggattaatGTCTAGTTACACACTTTAAGTTAGCTATGTATAATTACACACTTTAAGTTAAAATGATAACAgcttttttctctctaaaaCTCTAATTAAAATgtcaagaaaggaaaaacaaaacagcatACAGTTTCACAAAAATTCGTTTCATGTTCCCTGGccagaaaattttaaatttttttttttttttgatgcaCTAGTATCTCTGTCCTATATAATGCACTGAAGCAAGAAATCAAATGTGTACTTATCAAGGAAAGATTATCCTTATAAAGTATAAAATGAGAGGGGCAACAGACAAATTAAGAGGCCAGCGATCTTAGTTTACTTCTTTGTTGATAAGAACTGATATTTGTTTATTCTCACCCAAGCACATCTAGCTTCGGAGTTTTGTATAGGAAGAACTTTTGATTCATCTAACTTTCACTGTTGTGCTTCCAACCAATGCAATAAAGCAGATGATAAAAACTTTAAGCTTCATTCATTACAGGTGACAACTGTAGATCCGAGTACGCACATTAAAAATGTATCTAGCAATTGGTAAAATAGAATAGTTCAACAACCTTTCATTCCCTGACTTACCATAATTCACAGAGCCAGCACCATATTCCTAATCCTGAAGTTGCTAGGATTAGAGGAGGAGACAATGAAACTTTCCAGTAATTACATCCCCGATGTTTGTGGATGTGTAGGAAGATAGGGTTGAGGATTATAACCCTCTTTTCTCAGTTCAAGAAGAAGACTCTTGAGCATTGAATATATCTGAGCAGACTGTGGGTGACTTCCATCTGCTGCAACAAACATATGAGTGCTGTTGTTAACCTCGATCCAACTGTACCCAGGAACCTTCTGAACTCCTCTTTCCTTCATCAAACTTCTAACCTTAAGCACACTCCCCCATTTTCCAGCATCAGCATGTATATTTGAGAGTAGTATATAATACCCAGAATTTTGTGGTTCTACGTCAAAAAGATGTCTTGATGCCTCTTCAGCAAGCTCAACATTGCCATGGACCCGACAAGCTCCAAGCAATGTTCCCCAGACACCAGAATCTGGGGAGAATGGCATGCTCTTTATTGTTTCAAATGCTTCACTTAAACGTCCAGCACGCCCAAATAGATCTACCATGCAAGCATAATGCTCCGACCTAGCTGAGATCCCATATTCCTCAATCATGCAACGGAAGTAGAAAATTCCATCATCAACTTGGCCTGCATGGCCACAAGCAGATAATATACCAAGAAAGGTGACATGATCAGGCAGGATCCCATTACCCAACATTTCACGAAACAGGACAAGAGAGTCCTGAAGGCAACCGTGACTCCCATAAGCAGAAATAATGCTGTTCCAGGAAacttcattcttctcttccatCATGTCAAACACACGGCGAGCAAAAACTAAGTTTCCACATTTGGCATACACGTCTATCAGTGCACTCTCTGCAAACAGATCAGAGCTAAATGCACTTCTAATCATGAAACCATGAATCTCTTTCCCATAATGAAGTGCCGGTAAGTTTGCACAAGCAGAAAGAGCAGCTGAAATGCTTACACAGTCATACTTGGCACCTGCCATCCCCATTTGACGAAATATATCAATGGCCTCTTCTGGCTTGCCATTCTGGGAATAGCTTGTTATCATTGAGTTCCAACATATGGTGTCCCTTTCAAACATTCTTTCAAAAACTTGATGAGCAAGATCCAATCTTCCAGATTTTGCATACATGTCTGTAAGCGCACTTCCCAGATGGAGCCTTCCGTCAAGCCCATGCTTGAGGATGTTTCCATGCAATTCCTTTCCCAATTTCAGGGCAACCAAACCAGCACAAGCTGGTAAAACACTTGCCAAGGTTAGAGAATTCGGTCGCATTTTCTCTTTAAGTAACCATCTAAAAATTTCCAATGCATCATGATTCATCCCATTGAGAACGAGCCCTGAAATCATAGCAGTGCACATGACAATATCAGTTCTGGTGCtttggttgaaaattttgcGTGCCATATCCACATTCCTGCACTTGAAGTATACATCAATCAGTGCACTTTTCAAGAACACATCCAAAGGCACACAGTGTCTTACAATGTAACCATAAATTTCCTTACCTTGCTTGAGGTTAGCCAGTTCAGCAACCGATGGTAGAAAACTTGCAAATGTGATTGAGTCCGGTTTGACACTAGAAGAAATCATCGCTTGAAACAAGCGTGAAGCCTCAACCATAAACCCATTTTGTATATACCCAGATATCATTCCGTTCCATGTCACTAAATCAGTACGTGGCATCATATCAAACAATTTGCGGGCCTCAGACAAGCACTGGCATTTTGAATACATTGCTAACAATGTATTAGCCACTGGAGAATCCAACTCCAACCCACAAGCAACAATTAGCCCATGAAGCTGAGTACCAAAACCAATCATAGCTTCTGAGGCACAAACAGACAAAATGCAAGCGAACGTCACTGCATTGGGCTTAATTTCACTATTTCTCATTTCCAAGAACATTCCAACAGCATTCTTCGATTCTCCGTTTTTAACATAACCATGAAGCATGACATTCCATAAAACACAATCTTTGTGAGGCATTTCAACAAACAAGCACCATGCATCATGGATACAACCATTGTCCACATACAATTGAATCAAAGAACTACCCACAAATATATCCACTCCAAAACCCATAAACTGGATGGTATCATAGATTGCTTTACCCAATCTTACATTATTCACACCACCGCAAGCTTTAATTACACTTGGAAAAGTGTACTTGTCAGGTGAAATTCCAGAACCCAACATCTTAAAGTAAAACAGCAAGGCAAACTCAAAGTAACCCATCATAGTAAACCCTCTAATCATCCAGTTCCAAGGCAAAGTATATTGCAAATCAAGCTTATAAAAGATGTTCTTAGCATCCACAATGCTCCCACAGAGAAAATACATACCCAAAATCTTTGTACCGACAAGGCTGTTTTTCACAAGTCCACTGCAAATAGCATGTGCATGAACTTGTCTACCTTGTTGGATAAGAGAATGATCACTACAAGCTTGCAAGATTGAAGCAATTTGGCTTGCCACTGCCCCTTCCAGATTAAGGAAGTATTTGCAGTCTGTATGTACAGACTTGGATCTTTGTGATGTAATGGGTATGAAATGTTTATAGATTGGACATATAACTTTCTTGAAcatctcttttgttttgtaagaATTGTCTTTGTTTAGAAAGGCCTGGAcatatctttttctctttttggttttctgtCTATTGGTCCATAGGGTTACTTGAAAACTATGTGATTGACAACAAATTCTGAAGAAGGATAGAGAATAGAGAGCCCACCTTTATCGGATTACTTTGATGTGTCCTCCCAGCTGCCTGCGCAGACGCTGCAGCACCAATAAGTCAACTTAGGATTGTTGCTAGTGCCTATAAAGTGTTAGTAGAAACACGTAAAAATTTGCATAATCCTGAGATAATATTCTCTTATCACTATCTGTTACCTATTCACCTAATAACACTTTTCGAGAAGCCCCTCCAAAAACCATAAAAAGTGGTTCACAAACCTAAGAAGATGTTTGTTTTAACCTTACAAACAATGTATAAAGAGGTTCTCATTATTTCAAAACGCAGATTTCCAAAAACACTTccagaaaaaaccaaaaacagttTTTCATATCGTCTATgtaaaatagaaatttttatttttagcttAGAAAAACACCATGATTTCTGAAGACAATGTTTTGAATTAGTTTGGAAGTTTTAATATCCACCAGATATTCAAGTTACGAGAAATTTGCACATTATTTTTGCTGTTCAAGCAACTATCTCAACCAACGTTGCAGAAGAATTTGGTTCAACTCTAAGAAGGGGGCATGCATGCATAACAGATTCCGAGATGGTGCTTCTCAGAGCATCAAACTGTCCATATAAAGTATACTCACAGAAAAACAATTTCATGTTTCATATCGCCAAACTGTCCAAACCCCAAACAGGCTAGAAAAAAGTGTGCAGGTATGTTTTTGGAAATCCTGCCTTAGTTTACTCCATATGTCCATGTACAAATACAGAAGCAAGTACATAAAAAGTAAGAAatgttaattattaattccttatttaaaacttaaattaaATCCCCAAATTTAAACCTACGTTCAACTTTAAATTAAACCCTAAATTAGAAGCTTATATAAACTCTAATCAAATCctaaatttgaaataaatcaGAAACTAAAAGAAGGGAAGAGGAAATACCTGGGTCAGCTGGGGTGAGTGAGCTGTGATTcttagaggaagaagattgtTCCAACAACTCCAG
It encodes:
- the LOC18765974 gene encoding pentatricopeptide repeat-containing protein At4g21300 codes for the protein MFKKVICPIYKHFIPITSQRSKSVHTDCKYFLNLEGAVASQIASILQACSDHSLIQQGRQVHAHAICSGLVKNSLVGTKILGMYFLCGSIVDAKNIFYKLDLQYTLPWNWMIRGFTMMGYFEFALLFYFKMLGSGISPDKYTFPSVIKACGGVNNVRLGKAIYDTIQFMGFGVDIFVGSSLIQLYVDNGCIHDAWCLFVEMPHKDCVLWNVMLHGYVKNGESKNAVGMFLEMRNSEIKPNAVTFACILSVCASEAMIGFGTQLHGLIVACGLELDSPVANTLLAMYSKCQCLSEARKLFDMMPRTDLVTWNGMISGYIQNGFMVEASRLFQAMISSSVKPDSITFASFLPSVAELANLKQGKEIYGYIVRHCVPLDVFLKSALIDVYFKCRNVDMARKIFNQSTRTDIVMCTAMISGLVLNGMNHDALEIFRWLLKEKMRPNSLTLASVLPACAGLVALKLGKELHGNILKHGLDGRLHLGSALTDMYAKSGRLDLAHQVFERMFERDTICWNSMITSYSQNGKPEEAIDIFRQMGMAGAKYDCVSISAALSACANLPALHYGKEIHGFMIRSAFSSDLFAESALIDVYAKCGNLVFARRVFDMMEEKNEVSWNSIISAYGSHGCLQDSLVLFREMLGNGILPDHVTFLGILSACGHAGQVDDGIFYFRCMIEEYGISARSEHYACMVDLFGRAGRLSEAFETIKSMPFSPDSGVWGTLLGACRVHGNVELAEEASRHLFDVEPQNSGYYILLSNIHADAGKWGSVLKVRSLMKERGVQKVPGYSWIEVNNSTHMFVAADGSHPQSAQIYSMLKSLLLELRKEGYNPQPYLPTHPQTSGM